One Corynebacterium efficiens YS-314 DNA segment encodes these proteins:
- a CDS encoding 4'-phosphopantetheinyl transferase family protein encodes MLDESLFPGSAKFSFIRTDDGDLNLDNFHRLHPLEKALVAHAVDIRKAEFGDARWCAHQALRELGRDSGDPILRGERGMPLWPSSVSGSLTHTDGFRAAVVAPRLLVRSMGLDAEPAEPLPKDVLGSIARVGEVPQLKRLEDKGIHCADRLLFCAKEATYKAWFPLTHRWLGFEQAEIDLRDDGTFVSYLLVRPTPVPFISGRWVLRDGYVIAATAVT; translated from the coding sequence ATGCTGGATGAGTCCCTCTTTCCGGGATCCGCGAAGTTCTCATTCATCAGAACCGATGATGGGGACCTGAACCTGGACAATTTCCACCGTCTCCATCCCCTGGAGAAGGCCCTGGTGGCGCATGCGGTCGATATCCGCAAGGCTGAGTTCGGGGACGCCCGGTGGTGTGCCCACCAGGCGTTACGTGAACTGGGGCGGGACAGCGGGGATCCCATCCTCCGCGGTGAGCGGGGTATGCCCCTGTGGCCGTCGTCGGTGTCGGGTTCCCTGACCCACACCGATGGTTTCCGGGCGGCCGTGGTGGCACCGCGCCTGCTGGTGCGCTCGATGGGCCTGGATGCCGAACCGGCTGAGCCCCTGCCCAAGGATGTCCTGGGATCCATCGCCAGGGTGGGGGAGGTGCCCCAGCTCAAACGTCTGGAGGACAAGGGCATCCACTGCGCCGACCGGCTGCTGTTCTGCGCGAAGGAGGCCACCTACAAGGCGTGGTTCCCGCTGACCCACCGGTGGCTGGGTTTCGAGCAGGCGGAGATCGACCTGCGTGACGACGGCACCTTCGTGTCCTACCTGCTCGTGCGCCCCACCCCGGTGCCGTTCATCTCCGGGCGCTGGGTGCTTCGCGACGGTTATGTCATCGCCGCCACCGCCGTGACCTGA
- a CDS encoding metallophosphoesterase family protein: MTTTLWAVADLHAAVKANADPIEKIQPKDPSDWLIVAGDVAERTELVLSVLARLRKRFAKVIWVPGNHELFSRSQDRCQGMDKYTELVEGCRRIDVLTPEDPYPVFAGVTIVPLFTLYDYSFRRPGFTVEQAVQAARDRQVMMTDEFSIAPFVDIRAWCWDRLAYSIKRLSKITGPTILINHWPLVVEPTQRMRWQELALWCGTRHTRGWAERYNAQAVVYGHLHIPGVQMINGIRHIEVSLGYPREWEQWGPGHVWPYPVMEVEHAG; the protein is encoded by the coding sequence GTGACCACAACACTCTGGGCGGTTGCAGACCTCCACGCGGCGGTGAAGGCCAATGCCGATCCGATCGAGAAGATCCAGCCGAAAGACCCCTCTGACTGGTTGATCGTCGCGGGCGATGTGGCTGAACGCACCGAGTTGGTGTTATCCGTGCTCGCCCGCCTCCGTAAACGTTTCGCCAAGGTCATCTGGGTGCCGGGCAATCATGAATTGTTCTCCCGGTCCCAGGACCGGTGCCAGGGGATGGACAAATACACCGAGTTGGTGGAGGGGTGCCGCAGGATTGATGTGCTCACCCCGGAGGATCCGTATCCCGTCTTCGCCGGGGTCACCATCGTTCCGTTGTTCACCCTGTACGACTATTCCTTCCGCCGCCCTGGTTTCACCGTGGAGCAGGCTGTCCAGGCGGCCCGTGACCGTCAGGTGATGATGACCGATGAGTTCTCCATCGCCCCGTTCGTGGATATCCGGGCGTGGTGCTGGGACCGCCTGGCGTACTCCATCAAGCGCCTGTCCAAGATCACGGGGCCGACCATCCTGATCAACCACTGGCCCCTGGTGGTGGAACCGACCCAGCGGATGCGGTGGCAGGAACTCGCGCTGTGGTGCGGGACGAGACATACCCGGGGGTGGGCGGAGCGGTACAACGCACAGGCGGTGGTCTACGGCCACCTGCACATACCCGGGGTCCAGATGATCAACGGAATCAGACATATCGAGGTCTCCCTCGGATATCCGAGGGAGTGGGAGCAGTGGGGTCCAGGCCATGTGTGGCCGTACCCGGTGATGGAGGTGGAGCATGCTGGATGA
- a CDS encoding MATE family efflux transporter translates to MTPDLPSEKPGPRSGTTPGDPTTVDELGQVTARQIFTLALPALGVLAAMPLYLLLDTAVVGRLGGFELAALGAAVTIQSQVTTQLTFLSYGTTARSSRLFGAGDRRGAIAEGVQATWVAVAVGVAIATIMILFAPWFTWWLSGDREVAEAAAQWLRAAAFAVPLVLIIMAGNGWLRGIQNTRLPLYFTLAGVIPGAVLIPIMVNRYGLVGSAYANVIAEGITAALFLIALVRHHDGQWRPRWDVIKRQLFLGRDLIMRSLSFQVAFLSAAAVAARFGTASLAAHQVMLQLWNFITLVLDSLAIAAQTLAGAALGAGSAAVARRVGIRVIGYSVAFAGLLGIVFAVLHGAIPRLFTRDAEVLEAIGNPWWIMIVMIILGGVVFAIDGVLLGASDAVFLRNASILAVLLGFLPGVWISYLVGGGLTGVWVGLLAFIVIRLIAVVWRFRSMRWAREGVALS, encoded by the coding sequence ATGACCCCTGATCTGCCCAGTGAGAAACCCGGCCCCCGCAGTGGTACCACGCCGGGTGATCCGACCACGGTGGATGAGCTGGGGCAGGTCACCGCACGGCAGATCTTCACCCTGGCCCTGCCGGCGCTGGGTGTCCTGGCCGCGATGCCGCTGTATCTGCTCCTGGATACCGCCGTCGTGGGCCGTCTCGGTGGGTTTGAGCTGGCGGCCCTGGGCGCTGCAGTGACCATCCAGTCCCAGGTGACCACCCAGCTGACCTTTCTGTCCTACGGCACCACGGCGCGGTCGTCCCGTCTCTTCGGAGCAGGGGACAGGCGCGGGGCCATCGCCGAGGGGGTGCAGGCCACGTGGGTGGCCGTGGCGGTCGGCGTGGCCATCGCCACCATCATGATCCTGTTCGCCCCGTGGTTCACCTGGTGGCTCTCCGGGGATCGTGAGGTGGCCGAGGCCGCGGCGCAGTGGCTGCGGGCAGCTGCCTTCGCCGTGCCGCTGGTGTTGATCATCATGGCAGGTAACGGGTGGTTACGTGGCATTCAGAATACGCGTCTGCCCCTCTATTTCACCCTGGCCGGGGTGATACCCGGCGCGGTCCTCATCCCCATCATGGTCAACCGGTACGGCTTGGTGGGGTCGGCCTATGCCAATGTCATCGCCGAGGGGATCACGGCCGCGCTCTTCCTCATCGCGTTGGTCCGACACCATGACGGGCAGTGGCGCCCGCGCTGGGATGTGATCAAACGTCAGCTCTTCCTGGGCCGTGATCTGATCATGAGATCGCTGAGTTTCCAGGTGGCCTTCCTGTCCGCAGCGGCGGTGGCGGCCAGGTTCGGAACGGCGTCGCTGGCCGCCCACCAGGTGATGTTGCAGCTGTGGAACTTCATAACGCTGGTGTTGGATTCCCTGGCGATCGCGGCACAGACACTGGCAGGTGCTGCGCTGGGGGCCGGGTCGGCGGCGGTGGCACGCCGGGTGGGGATCCGGGTCATCGGGTATTCGGTGGCGTTCGCCGGGCTCCTGGGCATCGTCTTCGCCGTCCTGCACGGTGCCATCCCGCGGTTGTTCACCCGGGATGCGGAGGTCCTGGAGGCCATCGGCAACCCGTGGTGGATCATGATCGTGATGATCATCCTGGGTGGTGTGGTCTTCGCCATCGACGGTGTCCTGCTCGGTGCCTCGGATGCGGTGTTCCTGCGTAATGCATCCATCCTGGCGGTGCTGTTGGGTTTCCTGCCCGGGGTGTGGATCTCCTACCTCGTCGGTGGTGGACTCACCGGTGTGTGGGTGGGACTGTTGGCGTTCATCGTCATCCGTCTCATCGCGGTGGTATGGCGTTTCCGGTCGATGCGGTGGGCGCGTGAGGGGGTCGCGCTGTCGTAA
- a CDS encoding DHH family phosphoesterase, which produces MTTHSDFRAAAELVSAAHTVSVVGHLRPDADAIGSVTATVEVLRQLGKDARGYIGQRDPMPTNLNSIPGSEDIVFTSVLPASDLIIVVDCGSQERTGDFEETITGARERTIVVDHHATNPGFGRVNLINTEAESTTTILLDWFDVLGVQITRTIAHGLYAGLVTDTGCFRWGRPVMHTMARRLMEHGLNIREISAELIDKTSLEDLQLVGRIMSRIEMHRAGPYSLAVLVADHATINGHSKAAVEGLIETVRAVDGADFGAVFKEYEPGVFTVSLRSSQLSVGSLAVHLGGGGHVPAAGYTARGTELEALDTLIAAAVELGESLDTSHMARG; this is translated from the coding sequence GTGACCACCCATTCTGATTTCCGTGCAGCAGCGGAATTGGTATCTGCTGCCCACACGGTCAGTGTGGTGGGGCATCTGCGCCCCGATGCGGATGCCATCGGCAGTGTCACCGCCACGGTCGAGGTGCTGCGGCAGCTGGGTAAGGACGCCCGGGGTTATATCGGCCAGCGGGATCCGATGCCCACCAATCTGAATTCCATCCCAGGTTCGGAGGACATCGTCTTCACCTCCGTCCTGCCGGCCTCCGATCTCATCATCGTGGTGGACTGCGGTTCGCAGGAACGCACCGGTGACTTCGAGGAGACCATCACCGGTGCCCGGGAGCGCACGATCGTGGTGGACCATCATGCAACCAACCCGGGTTTCGGTCGGGTGAACCTCATCAACACGGAGGCGGAATCCACCACGACGATTCTCCTCGACTGGTTCGATGTGCTCGGGGTGCAGATCACCCGCACCATCGCCCACGGCCTGTATGCCGGCCTGGTCACCGACACCGGTTGTTTCCGTTGGGGTCGTCCTGTCATGCACACCATGGCGCGTCGTCTCATGGAGCACGGCCTCAATATCCGTGAGATTTCCGCTGAGCTCATCGATAAGACCTCCCTGGAGGATCTCCAACTGGTGGGTCGCATCATGTCGCGGATTGAGATGCACCGCGCAGGCCCCTACAGTCTTGCGGTGCTGGTGGCCGATCACGCCACGATCAACGGTCACTCCAAGGCTGCGGTGGAGGGACTCATCGAAACCGTCCGCGCGGTTGACGGTGCTGATTTCGGCGCGGTGTTCAAGGAGTACGAACCGGGTGTGTTCACGGTCTCCCTGCGCTCCTCCCAGTTGAGTGTGGGGTCCCTGGCGGTGCATCTCGGTGGGGGTGGGCACGTTCCGGCGGCCGGGTACACCGCCCGCGGTACCGAGCTGGAGGCCCTGGATACCCTCATCGCCGCAGCCGTGGAACTCGGGGAGTCCCTGGATACCTCCCACATGGCCCGCGGTTAG
- the rbfA gene encoding 30S ribosome-binding factor RbfA codes for MVDNARAARMAKRIQTIVASAIEREIKDRRLEYITITDVTMTGDLHDATVFYTVRGENVGDEPDLEAAAEALHRARGQLRKIVGEQLGVRFTPTLTYRVDTVPEASAHMEALLERARQRDAELAKLKENAVPAGDPNPYKSDTREEDEA; via the coding sequence ATGGTGGATAACGCCCGTGCGGCCAGAATGGCCAAACGCATTCAGACCATCGTCGCCAGCGCAATCGAACGCGAGATCAAGGACCGTCGCCTCGAGTACATCACCATCACCGATGTCACCATGACCGGCGATCTCCATGATGCCACCGTCTTCTACACCGTTCGCGGTGAGAATGTGGGGGATGAACCGGACCTGGAGGCTGCGGCCGAGGCCCTGCACCGTGCCCGCGGACAGCTCCGGAAGATTGTCGGCGAGCAGCTGGGTGTCCGGTTCACCCCGACCCTGACCTACCGTGTGGATACAGTACCTGAGGCTTCCGCCCACATGGAGGCGTTGCTAGAGCGTGCCCGCCAGCGGGATGCCGAACTGGCGAAACTCAAGGAGAACGCCGTCCCCGCAGGTGATCCCAACCCGTACAAGTCGGATACCCGTGAAGAGGATGAGGCGTAA
- the infB gene encoding translation initiation factor IF-2, whose amino-acid sequence MPGKLRVHELAKKLGITSKELLATLKEQGEFVKTASSTIEPPVVKKMQEHYQATGGAKPDTDNKPTPAKPAAKPGAPAPKPGTAQKPTAPTPGAVAAPKPGTAAAKPTPAKPAAPKPTAAKPAPAKPTAPKPATPAFSGPTPGDAAKKAAEDKATPKPGGEAPRPNAMPRPMAKPGPKPGARAPRVANNPFSTGAADRPGPRPGGGGPRPGGGPRPGGAPRPQGGQRSGAPRDGQGGPRGQRPGPGSGGPRPQGGNAAGAASQERQGGGRRPSPAMMPPTPGQMPAKAPGKGGRGGGQGGPGGGSGGFNRGGGGGAGRGGRRGGTAGAFGRPGGAPRRGRKSKRQKRNEYESMQAPNVIGGVRLPDGRGQTLRLARGASLSDFADKIGADAAALVQALFNLGEMVTATASVSDETLMLLGDEMNFKVEVVSPEDEDRELLESFDLQFGEDIGDEQDLAKRPPVVTVMGHVDHGKTRLLDTIRKANVGSGEAGGITQGIGAYQVKVEVEDDLRTITFLDTPGHEAFTAMRARGAKSTDIAVLVVAADDGVMPQTIEAINHAKAADVPIVVAVNKIDKPDASPEKIRGQLTEYGLVPEEYGGDTIFVDISAKQGTNIDELLASVCLTADAELDLVANPDMDAQGVAIEAHLDRGRGPVATVIVQRGTLRVGDSIVVGDTYGRVRRMVDEYGRDVDEAGPSRPVQVQGLNGVPGAGDNLLVVEDDRIARQIANQRNARKRNALAARSRKRVSLEDLDSVLKETSVLNLILKGDNAGSVEALEEALLKIEMDDEVELNIIDRGVGAVTQTNVTLAAASNAVIIAFNVRAEGKATEEANAEGVDIRYYTIIYRAIEEVEAALKGMLKPIYEEREVGKAEIRAIFKASAIGLIAGCMVEEGKVRRNATARIIRDGNVIASNAKIESLRREKDDVTEVSAGYECGMVLSYPDIAVGDKIEVFEMVEVPRDS is encoded by the coding sequence GTGCCCGGAAAGCTACGTGTACACGAGCTCGCGAAGAAGCTCGGTATTACCAGCAAGGAACTGCTCGCCACGCTCAAGGAGCAGGGTGAGTTCGTCAAAACCGCATCGTCCACCATCGAACCGCCGGTGGTGAAGAAGATGCAGGAGCATTATCAGGCAACCGGTGGGGCCAAGCCCGACACCGATAACAAGCCAACCCCGGCCAAGCCTGCCGCCAAGCCCGGTGCCCCAGCCCCGAAGCCGGGTACCGCACAGAAGCCGACAGCCCCGACCCCGGGTGCCGTCGCGGCCCCGAAGCCGGGTACCGCAGCCGCCAAGCCGACCCCGGCCAAGCCTGCAGCCCCCAAGCCAACCGCAGCGAAGCCGGCCCCGGCGAAGCCTACAGCCCCCAAGCCAGCTACCCCGGCATTCTCGGGTCCCACCCCGGGAGATGCCGCGAAGAAGGCTGCCGAGGACAAGGCAACCCCGAAGCCGGGTGGCGAGGCACCACGTCCGAACGCCATGCCACGTCCGATGGCCAAGCCCGGCCCGAAGCCGGGGGCACGCGCACCCCGCGTGGCCAACAACCCATTTTCCACCGGTGCGGCAGACCGTCCGGGACCACGTCCCGGCGGCGGTGGACCCCGCCCGGGTGGCGGACCCCGTCCCGGTGGTGCACCACGCCCACAGGGCGGACAGCGTTCCGGCGCACCGCGCGACGGTCAGGGTGGCCCACGTGGCCAGCGCCCGGGACCGGGTTCCGGTGGCCCACGTCCGCAGGGAGGTAACGCCGCAGGCGCTGCATCCCAGGAGCGTCAGGGTGGCGGACGTCGTCCATCACCAGCCATGATGCCCCCGACCCCCGGCCAGATGCCGGCCAAGGCACCCGGTAAGGGTGGCCGTGGCGGTGGCCAGGGTGGTCCTGGTGGTGGCTCCGGCGGTTTCAACCGCGGTGGCGGCGGTGGCGCAGGCCGCGGTGGACGTCGCGGTGGTACCGCAGGTGCGTTCGGACGTCCGGGTGGTGCACCACGTCGTGGTCGCAAGTCCAAGCGTCAGAAGCGCAATGAGTACGAGTCGATGCAGGCACCGAACGTCATCGGTGGCGTTCGTCTGCCCGACGGCCGTGGCCAGACCCTGCGTCTCGCCCGCGGTGCCTCCCTGTCCGACTTCGCCGACAAGATCGGCGCGGATGCGGCAGCACTCGTGCAGGCACTGTTCAACCTCGGTGAAATGGTCACCGCGACCGCATCGGTCTCCGATGAGACCCTGATGCTCCTCGGTGACGAGATGAACTTCAAGGTCGAGGTCGTCTCCCCTGAGGATGAAGACCGCGAGCTCCTCGAGAGCTTCGACCTGCAGTTCGGTGAGGACATCGGCGACGAGCAGGACCTGGCCAAGCGTCCCCCGGTGGTCACCGTCATGGGTCACGTCGACCACGGTAAGACCCGACTCCTGGACACCATCCGTAAGGCCAACGTCGGTTCCGGCGAGGCCGGTGGCATCACCCAGGGCATCGGCGCCTACCAGGTCAAGGTCGAGGTCGAAGATGACCTGCGCACCATCACCTTCCTGGATACCCCGGGTCACGAGGCCTTCACCGCCATGCGTGCCCGTGGTGCCAAGTCCACCGATATCGCTGTTCTGGTTGTGGCCGCCGATGACGGCGTCATGCCACAGACCATCGAGGCCATCAACCACGCGAAGGCCGCTGATGTGCCGATCGTGGTTGCGGTGAACAAGATCGATAAGCCGGATGCCTCCCCGGAGAAGATCCGTGGTCAGCTCACCGAGTACGGTCTGGTTCCGGAGGAGTACGGCGGAGACACCATCTTCGTCGACATCTCCGCGAAGCAGGGCACCAACATCGATGAGCTGTTGGCCTCCGTCTGCCTGACCGCGGACGCCGAGTTGGATCTGGTGGCCAACCCGGACATGGACGCACAGGGTGTCGCGATTGAAGCACACCTCGACCGTGGTCGTGGCCCGGTGGCCACGGTCATCGTCCAGCGCGGTACCCTCCGCGTCGGTGACTCCATCGTCGTCGGTGACACCTACGGTCGTGTTCGTCGCATGGTCGACGAATACGGTCGCGATGTCGACGAGGCCGGTCCCTCCCGTCCGGTCCAGGTGCAGGGTCTCAACGGTGTCCCCGGTGCCGGCGACAACCTGCTGGTGGTCGAGGACGACCGCATCGCCCGTCAGATCGCCAACCAACGCAATGCTCGTAAGCGCAATGCCCTGGCAGCACGTTCCCGCAAGCGTGTCTCCCTCGAGGATCTGGATTCAGTTCTCAAGGAGACCTCGGTCCTCAACCTCATCCTCAAGGGTGACAACGCAGGTTCCGTGGAAGCACTTGAGGAAGCCCTGCTCAAGATCGAGATGGATGATGAGGTCGAGCTCAACATCATCGACCGTGGTGTCGGTGCGGTCACCCAGACCAACGTCACCCTTGCGGCGGCCTCCAACGCCGTGATCATCGCCTTCAACGTCCGCGCTGAGGGCAAGGCCACCGAGGAAGCCAACGCCGAGGGCGTGGACATCCGCTACTACACCATCATCTACCGCGCCATCGAAGAGGTGGAGGCAGCCCTCAAGGGTATGCTCAAGCCGATCTACGAGGAGCGCGAGGTGGGCAAGGCCGAGATCCGTGCGATCTTCAAGGCCTCCGCCATCGGTCTCATCGCCGGTTGCATGGTGGAGGAGGGCAAGGTCCGTCGCAACGCAACGGCCCGCATCATCCGCGATGGCAATGTCATCGCCTCCAATGCCAAGATCGAGTCCCTGCGTCGTGAGAAGGACGATGTCACCGAGGTCTCCGCAGGTTATGAGTGCGGTATGGTCCTGTCCTACCCGGACATCGCCGTCGGCGACAAGATCGAGGTCTTCGAGATGGTCGAGGTCCCACGCGATTCCTAG
- a CDS encoding YlxR family protein, translating to MQLAPDTGVDDVNNVSAPVIEANAAEKTIRIRTCIATKRRLDDIDLLRVVEHPGRPGVILPDPKRRMPGRGAWLTPTIAALELAEQRRAFGRALRVSTTVDTGHVRTYLVEQTTGPDIVRKTEH from the coding sequence CGTGAACAACGTAAGTGCACCTGTCATTGAGGCGAACGCTGCTGAAAAAACAATCCGGATCCGTACCTGTATCGCCACGAAGCGACGGCTCGATGATATCGACCTCCTTCGTGTAGTCGAACACCCGGGGCGACCAGGTGTGATCCTCCCTGATCCGAAGCGTCGGATGCCGGGCAGGGGAGCATGGCTGACACCCACCATCGCCGCATTGGAGCTTGCTGAGCAGCGTCGTGCCTTTGGCCGTGCGCTGAGGGTGTCCACCACGGTGGATACAGGTCACGTACGCACGTACCTGGTGGAACAGACCACCGGACCCGACATTGTAAGGAAGACCGAACACTGA